A window of the Helianthus annuus cultivar XRQ/B chromosome 4, HanXRQr2.0-SUNRISE, whole genome shotgun sequence genome harbors these coding sequences:
- the LOC110933273 gene encoding receptor-like protein 19, with protein sequence MAKSFHLFMLILLLHVLEYGLANKFSSLSHADECTLLFQFKENMPINKYASVDSDAYLKVASWNFNTSDGAINGCLWDGVECRFGHVIGLDLSSSFLYGPIDSNNSLFSLVHLRTLNLADNHFRFSQIPSGIGRLSQLANLNLSYSAFNGEVPKQISQLGNLVSLDLTRNWDGLKLHSSDFQVLVQKSSKTLRELHLSEVKIDSTIPASIGNLAHLNILDLSSCGFTGTLPASLNNLTQLTVLDLSGNKFSGPIQPSIGNLTHLKMLDLSRCVSTGSLPSLESFSNLTYLSLSENIFDRWKLPDWFGKLNKITYLNLDDVNLYG encoded by the coding sequence ATGGCAAAATCCTTTCATTTGTTTATGCTGATACTGCTGCTACATGTTCTTGAATATGGATTGGCCAACAAGTTTTCTTCTTTGAGCCATGCTGATGAGTGCACTCTGTTATTCCAATTCAAAGAGAACATGCCAATTAACAAGTACGCATCTGTTGACTCTGATGCTTATCTAAAGGTTGCTTCATGGAACTTCAACACATCAGATGGTGCGATAAATGGTTGCTTATGGGACGGGGTTGAGTGCAGGTTTGGTCATGTGATCGGGCTTGACTTGAGCAGCAGCTTTCTTTATGGCCCCATAGATTCCAACAATAGTTTGTTCAGCCTCGTTCACCTTCGTACACTAAACCTTGCAGATAACCATTTCCGTTTCTCTCAAATTCCATCTGGAATAGGACGACTTTCACAGTTAGCAAATCTGAATCTGTCATATTCTGCCTTCAATGGGGAGGTCCCAAAACAAATCTCACAGCTCGGGAATTTGGTTTCCTTGGATCTCACAAGAAATTGGGATGGATTAAAGCTGCATAGTTCTGACTTCCAAGTTCTAGTTCAAAAGTCAAGCAAGACTTTAAGAGAATTGCATCTCTCAGAGGTGAAGATTGATTCTACAATACCAGCTTCAATCGGGAATCTCGCACACTTGAACATCTTGGATCTAAGTAGCTGCGGTTTCACAGGGACTCTACCTGCATCTCTAAACAACCTGACACAGCTTACAGTTCTGGATCTTTCTGGCAACAAGTTTTCGGGACCTATTCAACCCTCAATCGGGAATCTCACACACTTGAAGATGTTGGATTTAAGTAGATGCGTTTCCACAGGTAGCCTTCCCTCTTTAGAAAGCTTTTCAAACCTCACATATTTGTCCCTCTCCGAAAATATTTTTGATAGATGGAAGCTGCCTGATTGGTTTGGTAAGCTAAACAAGATCACTTATTTGAATCTTGATGACGTCAACCTGTATGGTTAA
- the LOC110933274 gene encoding receptor-like protein 35, with protein sequence MGGRTNETQAKFKYLSLRSCDLKDFPELIRFQNQLEYLYLDNNKIEGVIPKWMWNISKGTLDLSNNMLHGSIPVPPPTTKYFSLSNNMLTGEIPSTICELLSLKFLDFSFNNITGSIPPCLEKLSHSMVVLNLRSNTLHGTIPNIFTNGSRLQMIDLSENKLQGHVPRSLEKCESLMILDLGYNFIEDMFPFWLGALSELQVLILRFNRFHGTITIRSKIKVNFPKLHIIDLSYNSFCGDLPHQYFQAWSAMKETKVNARRGYYQVAIQMTNKGVKMEYVEIINIFSAVDLSSNRFRGKIPESIKTLSGLQVLNLSNNELSDVIPPSMGNLIRLESLDLSSNKLPGVIPQDLVQLNFLEVLNLSNNKLIGPIPQGRHFDTFSNDSFMGNALCGYPLSMKCGDSKASNSPKVSFEEDNESDFPNGIDWVVILIVL encoded by the coding sequence ATGGGTGGCCGCACAAATGAAACTCAAGCGAAGTTCAAATATTTAAGTTTGAGATCATGTGACTTGAAAGACTTTCCTGAACTTATACGGTTTCAGAACCAACTGGAGTATTTGTACCTTGATAACAATAAAATTGAGGGCGTGATACCCAAATGGATGTGGAACATTAGCAAGGGAACACTAGACCTGAGTAACAACATGCTGCATGGATCGATCCCAGTGCCACCACCAACCACCAAGTACTTTTCTTTGTCAAATAATATGCTTACCGGAGAAATTCCATCGACCATATGTGAGTTGTTGTCTCTCAAGTTTCTTGATTTTTCATTCAACAACATTACCGGATCAATTCCTCCATGCTTGGAGAAATTAAGCCATTCTATGGTAGTGTTGAATCTTAGAAGCAACACTTTGCACGGAACCATTCCTAACATATTCACCAATGGAAGTAGGCTTCAGATGATTGATTTAAGTGAAAATAAATTACAGGGGCATGTACCTAGATCTTTGGAGAAATGTGAATCACTCATGATCCTTGATCTTGGATATAACTTTATAGAAGACATGTTCCCATTCTGGTTGGGAGCACTTTCAGAGCTACAGGTTCTCATTCTCAGGTTCAACAGATTTCATGGCACTATAACAATACGGAGTAAAATCAAAGTCAACTTCCCAAAATTACACATCATTGACCTCTCATACAATTCATTTTGTGGTGATTTGCCACATCAATATTTCCAGGCGTGGTCAGCAATGAAGGAGACCAAGGTGAATGCAAGGCGAGGATATTATCAGGTGGCTATTCAGATGACTAACAAAGGTGTAAAGATGGAGTATGTGGAGATTATAAACATCTTTTCTGCAGTAGATCTCTCGAGTAACAGGTTTAGAGGGAAGATTCCAGAGTCTATTAAAACCCTTAGTGGTCTTCAGGTACTCAACCTCTCAAATAATGAACTTTCTGACGTTATCCCGCCATCCATGGGGAATCTCATACGTCTTGAATCACTCGATCTTTCTAGTAACAAACTCCCTGGAGTGATACCTCAAGACTTGGTACAACTGAACTTCCTTGAGGTTTTAAATTTGTCCAACAATAAGCTCATTGGACCCATACCACAAGGTAGGCATTTCGATACCTTTTCGAATGATTCTTTCATGGGAAATGCATTGTGTGGATACCCTTTATCAATGAAATGTGGCGATTCAAAAGCATCAAATTCTCCAAAAGTTTCATTCGAAGAAGATAACGAGTCTGACTTCCCAAATGGAATTGATTGGGTTGTGATACTAATCGTGTTGTGA